The sequence GCTCCACACATCAGGACGTGCTGACTCAGTGAACACAGTGGACCTCAGTGATGGTGACGTTTGTCTTAGTACCGTCAACATGTCCCAGTGAAGCCTCTGTTGGGTTGAACTTGGTGTTCTTACTGCTGTAAATGTGGAGCTTTCTCTGGTTTGGCCACTAAGTGTCACTCGTGAGTCACCGGTTAATCATCTCACAACAAACAGGATTTCTTCTTGACATattctctgtttgctttgctcCATGTAAAGGACTGCACTGCTTTTGCCTGTTTTAGCTCTTTGACTACAAACCTTCCTCCAGTTGTTACTTTTATTCCCAGGCAGCCTTTGGTTCCTGTTCATCTCTaagaaaatcaaagtgaaaCCAGCTGCCGAACCTTTGCACTCGTGTCAGAAAACATACTCGCTGGCTGCTTTTCAGAACATCAAACGAAGAACGCCTGAAAGCAAATACAGACTGTGAATATTTATTGCATCAAAAAGGCTGCTCAACTATGACAGCAAGACTCAATGGCAGAAATAATTCTTTTGAATAATAATTCCTCCATCGGCAGCAGCCAGCGGGGGAGATCTTTCATCGTTGGCAGAAACCAAACTTCAGCAGGAGGTTTCTCTCTCTGCACgcagtttcactttcacttccatCACGGCTGCctggaaggaaggaagtcagcCGCAAAGCAGATGGATGATTCAGGATATTGTAGTCAATGGGCCAAAACATTCAGAATCTCTGATTCTGTCCTTTAAATTCTCTATAACCGGTCGTGTTCGTGTCTGAGAATAGAACCCATTCTCATAGAAACTACGTCAGCACTGGCTGTTACACATGAATACGTCTgaagaatatacagtatataggcTATATTTTGATAACTTCACTAAGTGTACTTTTTGTTCTCCTgttttgtagtgtgtgtgtgtttctttgtgcttgGTTACAGTCCATGTGTGTGAGTAACTCCTGTTTCAAAGAGTGTGAAGCTGACGGACGTTAAAGAGGAAACGGGAGCGCGAGCGTCGGACGTCCTCCTCCTAACAGATACTCACTGCATGCTCTCTCAGTATTTTCTGGTTCGAGTTTTTCAGTACGTGAATCTTCTTCTCATTAGCATGGAAGTGCTTCTAATAACAGTGACAACTCAATGAATATAATAaaggatttgatgtttttctacCTCTCGCGTCTGCTGCTTCTTTGATCACTCAAACTGTGAGGTTTGGTCAGGTGTGGCTCTGCTGTGTGAATTTGTCATGTGATCACCATTTCGTCTTAACCTTTATAACAAGTATAACAAGTTTGTTTCAGACCACTGAATGTGTTTCATCTGAAAATCAGAAACCTCACAGATGTGATTAGTACAGGTTTGTCACGCTTCCGTCTAACACCGTCTCCATCTGAGCAAACACATTTACTGACGCAGAAAGTCTCCGGGCATAAAGCTGTAACTTAAATCCTGAAGACACAATGCAGTGAAGAAGGTTCAGCCATCAGAACTTCAAAAACCAGAATCTTACTGTTTATTTATACTGATGGAGATTTGGAGGTTCTAATGTAAGATGTTATCTGTAAAGTACATGGAAGTGAAGTTGTGCAATTGAAGTGTTGCGTCATATTCTATGATCAAGCTGTACCTCGAAAACTGTACTCAAATACTCTTGAACACACTTGAATATGGTGATTGTACTCCTCTGATACAGTACTGAACTCTAATGCTGCCACCTGGTGGTCAGTTTTCAGACTACACCTTCCTCAAGTTTTAGTGTGAAATGcagtctgaaacacaaagtaaGAACCGACTCGGTACTGAATTCATCACATGATAACCGTTTTTATTTCGCTATGAAAAGTTTGCAGAGTTTGTTTCAAACCTACACACAGTGTCTTTAATACACCGATTCCATAAATTATATAGAAAGTTCAGAATAACTTAAATCTAGAAAACTAGAAGTCACTGAGTAATGTGCACTTCAGTGTGTCCGGGGTCTCAGACTCTCCCAGCCACCTGTGAATGCATCACCACAGATGTTGGCTCGCCAGCAGTCACATCAGGGCGGATGTCTCAGCGGGTCAGCTGACCATCGGATCAGAGGAAGGAGGTGAAGAGTTCAGCGTCACCTGTCAGGTGAGGGGCCCCTcacagaggagatgaggggCATCTGGTCTTGATGCCGCTGCGCTGGCGCTTCCTCCGCGCTCTGCGGTTCTTGAACCACAcctggaaacagagagagaaggagttcACCTGCATGTTCTGTGGGCAGACACAAACCCGCCAACGTTACCGCCGTCAGGCCCAAAGTGCAGCCTGCAGAGGTCGGACTCACCCTGACGGTCTCCTCGCTCAGCCCGGTGCTCCTCGCCACCTCCGCCCGCGCCTCCGCCGCCGGGTAGTCGGTGAGCTCGAACAGCGCCTCGAGCCGCTTCGTCTGGCTGTCGGTGAACACCGTCCTCATCCGGGACTTGTGACGCAGCTGCGCCTGCGCGGACACGCCGGCCTGATGGTAACCATGGTAACCTGCCAGCTGCTGAGTGTCTgggaaaaatcaaaaataacagTTGAAATATATATTCCTGAGGAACTTTGTTATCTAACCGAACTTTAACGTCTTGCTTatttttaaatccaaaatgtGAACTGAGGTGAACCCAGCGCAGGTGACACACACCTGCGGACTCCTGGCTGCTGAAGTGCACGTGAACTCCCGGCTTTGAGTACATGCTGCTGAAGTCCACGTGGTGGAAAGCGGCTCCGTACGGACAAAACGCCTCTCCGAAGCTCAGCCCCCGGTACTGCAGGCAGCCTGGCACCTGCAGCGGGACCGGGACCGGGACCGGGACCGGGACAGGAGGTCTGGGGCTCCCGGAGTCCAGACTGAATCCTCCGGGCAGCCCCTGGATGTATCCGTCCGGTGAGACGTCCGTCACCGGCGGCTTGTGTCCGAGCTGCGGGGACAGGATGCGCTCGATGCTGAAGTCCGACACTCTGCTTCCGTCCATGActaaaagctgctgctgaggccTCTGAGCTGCCCAGGTGCGCAGCGTTCACATTTAAACCGCCATCAAACACCTGGCGGCTCTTTCATATGTTAATCACATCCATGAAGTCAGACATGAGAGGAAAGGACGACTTTGATTTGACCTCTGAACTCTGACTCTTTGAACTGAGGATGACATGACAGAGTGTCTTAAACTTCAGCTTTCACTTCTCTTCAAACGCCTTCTTTATTCAGCCGCTCACATGTGCACTTCAGACTGTAGGAGTGAGCTGGCCCGTCACTAAATCTCCGTCCTATCGGAAACACGCTGTGTGATTTTGTTCTTCATTCTGCAGTGTGCGTCTGTGGCCTGCAGGTGTCGCTGGTGGTCAACAGAACGCAGACGGCCTGTGGCTGAAGCGCACTCAGAGCGCGGTATGAAGCTCCCTGTCGGTGTTTTCACGTGTGTTGTGATGATGTTCCTGCTCAGGTTGATTTAGctgaaggtggaggagaagtTTTTCCTTCTTCAAC comes from Scatophagus argus isolate fScaArg1 chromosome 5, fScaArg1.pri, whole genome shotgun sequence and encodes:
- the dharma gene encoding dharma, producing MDGSRVSDFSIERILSPQLGHKPPVTDVSPDGYIQGLPGGFSLDSGSPRPPVPVPVPVPVPLQVPGCLQYRGLSFGEAFCPYGAAFHHVDFSSMYSKPGVHVHFSSQESADTQQLAGYHGYHQAGVSAQAQLRHKSRMRTVFTDSQTKRLEALFELTDYPAAEARAEVARSTGLSEETVRVWFKNRRARRKRQRSGIKTRCPSSPL